The Odocoileus virginianus isolate 20LAN1187 ecotype Illinois chromosome 27, Ovbor_1.2, whole genome shotgun sequence genome has a window encoding:
- the LOC110143493 gene encoding glutathione S-transferase A1-like isoform X1, translated as MAGKPKLHYFDARGRMEAIRWLLAAAGVEFEEKLLESSEDLDKLRHDGSLLFQQVPMIEIDGMKLVQTRAILNYIATKYDLYGKDMKERALIDMYTEGVADLGEMILLLPLCPPDQKNAKLTLIRERTTNRYLPAFEKVLKSHGQDYLVGNKLSKADIHLVELLYYVEELDSSLLANFPLLKGLKTRVSNLPAVKKFLQPGSQRKPPGTEKTLEQARKIFKF; from the exons ATGGCGGGGAAGCCCAAGCTTCACTATTTCGATGCCCGAGGCAGGATGGAGGCCATCCGGTGGCTCCTGGCTGCAGCTGGAGTGGAG tttGAAGAGAAACTTTTAGAAAGTTCAGAAGATTTGGATAAGTTAAGACATG ATGGGAGTTTACTGTTCCAGCAAGTACCAATGATTGAAATTGATGGGATGAAGCTGGTACAGACCAGAGCCATTCTCAACTACATTGCCACCAAATATGATCTCTATGGGAAAGACATGAAGGAGAGAGCCCT GATTGATATGTACACAGAGGGTGTGGCAGACTTGGGTGAAATGATCCTGCTTTTGCCCCTGTGCCCACCTGATCAAAAAAATGCCAAGTTGACCCTGATCCGAGAAAGGACAACAAACCGTTATCTCCCTGCATTTGAAAAA GTGCTGAAGAGCCACGGACAAGACTACCTGGTGGGCAACAAGCTGAGCAAGGCTGACATCCACCTGGTTGAACTGCTCTACTATGTGGAAGAGCTGGACTCCAGCCTTCTGGCCAACTTCCCTCTGCTGAAG GGCCTGAAAACCAGAGTCAGCAATCTCCCGGCCGTGAAGAAGTTTCTGCAGCCTGGCAGCCAGAGGAAGCCTCCGGGGACTGAGAAAACTCTTGAACAAGCCAGAAAGATTTTCAAGTTTTAA
- the LOC110143493 gene encoding glutathione S-transferase A1-like isoform X2, whose protein sequence is MPDGSLLFQQVPMIEIDGMKLVQTRAILNYIATKYDLYGKDMKERALIDMYTEGVADLGEMILLLPLCPPDQKNAKLTLIRERTTNRYLPAFEKVLKSHGQDYLVGNKLSKADIHLVELLYYVEELDSSLLANFPLLKGLKTRVSNLPAVKKFLQPGSQRKPPGTEKTLEQARKIFKF, encoded by the exons ATGCCAG ATGGGAGTTTACTGTTCCAGCAAGTACCAATGATTGAAATTGATGGGATGAAGCTGGTACAGACCAGAGCCATTCTCAACTACATTGCCACCAAATATGATCTCTATGGGAAAGACATGAAGGAGAGAGCCCT GATTGATATGTACACAGAGGGTGTGGCAGACTTGGGTGAAATGATCCTGCTTTTGCCCCTGTGCCCACCTGATCAAAAAAATGCCAAGTTGACCCTGATCCGAGAAAGGACAACAAACCGTTATCTCCCTGCATTTGAAAAA GTGCTGAAGAGCCACGGACAAGACTACCTGGTGGGCAACAAGCTGAGCAAGGCTGACATCCACCTGGTTGAACTGCTCTACTATGTGGAAGAGCTGGACTCCAGCCTTCTGGCCAACTTCCCTCTGCTGAAG GGCCTGAAAACCAGAGTCAGCAATCTCCCGGCCGTGAAGAAGTTTCTGCAGCCTGGCAGCCAGAGGAAGCCTCCGGGGACTGAGAAAACTCTTGAACAAGCCAGAAAGATTTTCAAGTTTTAA